In Helianthus annuus cultivar XRQ/B chromosome 9, HanXRQr2.0-SUNRISE, whole genome shotgun sequence, the following are encoded in one genomic region:
- the LOC110877476 gene encoding RING-H2 finger protein ATL13 isoform X1 produces MRIFQFSQNSEKNMDGKMFVSNYERPYSFYTRPPLPPPPPPPQTPATTSRQSHVFNLNYKVSPTVLLIIIILAIIFFLSGLIHLLVRYLMRPVDRDPDEFDNVTALQGQLQQLFHLHDSGVDQSFIDTLPVFSYKSITGVKDPFDCAVCLCEFRGEDKLRLLPKCSHAFHMDCIDTWLLSHSTCPLCRGSLLSDFTPNNTCSPIVLVLESGSVETSRESVSSDPPNSSSIQRVNSHLSNKDFEVDKGEVVKEDDDKEKVVTIKLGKYKNVDGGGESSSEQTIDGRRCFSMGSFEYVMNENSNLQVPIRTQMKKQASKKSSLPITPSHRPAMSECGGDSRIDFKGIEVLGGGSSGGGGGNGKSKRESFSVSKIWLRGKKQKANSTIGAAIGRSSRGSFSFRFDGSKEHIRASSEMDIGRWDDDQEMQMRQWLDPPQLEASNPPSFARRSLFCLMGWQQIKVVHSSSSTNV; encoded by the coding sequence ATGAGGATCTTTCAGTTTTCACAAAATTCAGAAAAAAATATGGATGGGAAAATGTTTGTTTCTAACTATGAAAGACCTTACAGCTTTTACACTCGGCCACCTCTccccccaccaccaccgccaccacaaacTCCGGCCACCACCAGCCGCCAATCACACGTGTTCAATCTGAACTACAAGGTGAGTCCAACTGTTCTACTCATCATCATAATTCTTGCTATCATCTTCTTCCTTTCTGGGTTGATTCATCTTCTTGTTAGATACCTTATGAGGCCCGTTGATAGAGATCCAGATGAGTTTGATAATGTGACTGCACTTCAAGGCCAGTTACAACAACTGTTTCATCTCCATGACTCAGGTGTTGACCAGTCTTTCATTGACACATTGCCTGTTTTCAGTTACAAATCTATTACTGGTGTGAAAGATCCTTTTGATTGTGCTGTGTGTTTGTGTGAGTTTAGAGGTGAAGATAAGCTTAGGTTATTGCCAAAGTGTAGTCATGCTTTTCATATGGATTGTATTGATACATGGTTATTGTCTCACTCCACTTGTCCTCTTTGTAGAGGTAGTTTGCTTTCTGATTTTACTCCAAATAATACTTGTTCACCAATTGTGCTTGTTCTTGAATCTGGGAGTGTTGAGACTTCTAGAGAAAGTGTTAGTTCTGATCCTCCAAATAGTTCATCAATCCAAAGAGTGAATTCCCATTTGAGTAATAAAGATTTTGAAGTTGATAAGGGTGAGGTGGTGAAAGAAGATGATGATAAGGAGAAAGTTGTTACTATTAAGCTTGGGAAGTACAAGAatgtggatggtggtggtgagagTAGTAGTGAGCAAACAATTGATGGGAGGAGGTGTTTTTCAATGGGGTCTTTTGAGTATGTAATGAATGAGAATTCAAATTTACAAGTACCAATTAGGACCCAAATGAAGAAACAAGCAAGCAAGAAGTCTTCTCTTCCAATCACTCCATCTCACCGCCCTGCAATGTCCGAATGTGGTGGTGATTCTAGGATAGATTTCAAAGGAATTGAAGTTCTTGGTGGTGGTAGCAGCGGAGGTGGTGGTGGAAATGGGAAGAGCAAGAGGGAGAGTTTTTCGGTGTCCAAGATTTGGCTTAGAGGGAAGAAACAAAAGGCAAACTCAACGATAGGCGCCGCGATCGGGAGGTCATCAAGAGGGTCTTTCTCATTCCGTTTTGATGGATCGAAGGAACATATAAGGGCTAGTTCTGAAATGGATATTGGGAGGTGGGATGATGATCAAGAAATGCAAATGCGTCAATGGTTGGATCCACCACAACTAGAAGCATCAAATCCACCATCTTTTGCAAGGAGGAGTTTATTTTGCCTTATGGGTTGGCAACAAATCAAGGTGGTTCATTCATCGTCTTCAACAAATGTTTAA
- the LOC110877476 gene encoding RING-H2 finger protein ATL13 isoform X2, with amino-acid sequence MRPVDRDPDEFDNVTALQGQLQQLFHLHDSGVDQSFIDTLPVFSYKSITGVKDPFDCAVCLCEFRGEDKLRLLPKCSHAFHMDCIDTWLLSHSTCPLCRGSLLSDFTPNNTCSPIVLVLESGSVETSRESVSSDPPNSSSIQRVNSHLSNKDFEVDKGEVVKEDDDKEKVVTIKLGKYKNVDGGGESSSEQTIDGRRCFSMGSFEYVMNENSNLQVPIRTQMKKQASKKSSLPITPSHRPAMSECGGDSRIDFKGIEVLGGGSSGGGGGNGKSKRESFSVSKIWLRGKKQKANSTIGAAIGRSSRGSFSFRFDGSKEHIRASSEMDIGRWDDDQEMQMRQWLDPPQLEASNPPSFARRSLFCLMGWQQIKVVHSSSSTNV; translated from the coding sequence ATGAGGCCCGTTGATAGAGATCCAGATGAGTTTGATAATGTGACTGCACTTCAAGGCCAGTTACAACAACTGTTTCATCTCCATGACTCAGGTGTTGACCAGTCTTTCATTGACACATTGCCTGTTTTCAGTTACAAATCTATTACTGGTGTGAAAGATCCTTTTGATTGTGCTGTGTGTTTGTGTGAGTTTAGAGGTGAAGATAAGCTTAGGTTATTGCCAAAGTGTAGTCATGCTTTTCATATGGATTGTATTGATACATGGTTATTGTCTCACTCCACTTGTCCTCTTTGTAGAGGTAGTTTGCTTTCTGATTTTACTCCAAATAATACTTGTTCACCAATTGTGCTTGTTCTTGAATCTGGGAGTGTTGAGACTTCTAGAGAAAGTGTTAGTTCTGATCCTCCAAATAGTTCATCAATCCAAAGAGTGAATTCCCATTTGAGTAATAAAGATTTTGAAGTTGATAAGGGTGAGGTGGTGAAAGAAGATGATGATAAGGAGAAAGTTGTTACTATTAAGCTTGGGAAGTACAAGAatgtggatggtggtggtgagagTAGTAGTGAGCAAACAATTGATGGGAGGAGGTGTTTTTCAATGGGGTCTTTTGAGTATGTAATGAATGAGAATTCAAATTTACAAGTACCAATTAGGACCCAAATGAAGAAACAAGCAAGCAAGAAGTCTTCTCTTCCAATCACTCCATCTCACCGCCCTGCAATGTCCGAATGTGGTGGTGATTCTAGGATAGATTTCAAAGGAATTGAAGTTCTTGGTGGTGGTAGCAGCGGAGGTGGTGGTGGAAATGGGAAGAGCAAGAGGGAGAGTTTTTCGGTGTCCAAGATTTGGCTTAGAGGGAAGAAACAAAAGGCAAACTCAACGATAGGCGCCGCGATCGGGAGGTCATCAAGAGGGTCTTTCTCATTCCGTTTTGATGGATCGAAGGAACATATAAGGGCTAGTTCTGAAATGGATATTGGGAGGTGGGATGATGATCAAGAAATGCAAATGCGTCAATGGTTGGATCCACCACAACTAGAAGCATCAAATCCACCATCTTTTGCAAGGAGGAGTTTATTTTGCCTTATGGGTTGGCAACAAATCAAGGTGGTTCATTCATCGTCTTCAACAAATGTTTAA